The proteins below are encoded in one region of Oreochromis niloticus isolate F11D_XX linkage group LG6, O_niloticus_UMD_NMBU, whole genome shotgun sequence:
- the fbxo48 gene encoding F-box only protein 48 produces the protein MQHVCGRTPPVFFLCEGSPALTAAEGTAPPRNFAETLPTEMTVRIFGELDATSLCSAARTCRLWHQIIEQSEQLWRKQCLMVRAICQREVDSDRRHGLSWKVILVRNYIRSRVKKDWLIGRFSHVRSADELSGRKLTPLDAETWGEILEAELDR, from the exons ATGCAGCATGTGTGTGGGAGGACTCCACcagtgttttttctctgtgaagGAAGCCCCGCCCTGACGGCAGCCGAAGGCACCGCCCCACCTCGCAACTTTGCTGAGACGCTGCCGACAGAAATGACCGTGAGGATCTTTGGCGAGCTGGACGCGACGAGCCTGTGCAGCGCGGCGAGGACCTGCAGGCTGTGGCATCAGATCATCGAGCAGAGCGAGCAGCTGTGGAGGAAGCAGTGCCTGATGGTCCGAGCCATCTGCCAGAGGGAGGTCGACAGCGACCGGAGACACGGCCTCTCCTGGAAG GTGATCCTGGTGAGGAACTACATCCGCAGCCGTGTGAAGAAAGACTGGCTGATTGGACGGTTCAGCCACGTGAGGTCGGCGGACGAGCTGAGCGGCAGGAAGCTGACGCCGCTGGATGCGGAGACCTGGGGCGAGATCCTGGAGGCCGAGCTGGATCGATGA
- the aplf gene encoding aprataxin and PNK-like factor isoform X1, with translation MSGFDLVPVDGGDPVHLPPGETVLGRGPLLGISDKRVSRHHGLLENLSGELRLKATHLNPCFIQSTPTNDPRPLQKGSWHVLRHGDFFSLLPGRFIYEVVSVGGDERTPSVAPHRNSQMLEEEEETLAVPPDPAVDPRPAVRLNQEEPPPSAAPEEDEEAERPFKGDSVGSAKDDQRDAAPSVTRRRVLPAWMLVAVPAAKTPSSTPTVRTCRPAAPSPATKRAAVAQATPTATSSPEEAEFSRKEEERPRKKKRKLSDDEEQPEEAAAHHPAKPNRSEDSGENDRFTMKAEAEDKANESEKEGKMSENNGTSKRAEPAGSNGDAESSPAPSKARVRTPCPYGKDCYRKNPLHFQECSHPGDTDYEEEEEEEEEEEDKPECPYGTDCYRKNPLHRKEYKHTKKPVNPPTARHVAKKTPADEDDEDEYEDSFINDDSEDAGDDSDYVPPDSDDSGKEDIKGLQREATAFLKRRK, from the exons ATGTCTGGCTTCGACCTGGTCCCGGTGGACGGCGGGGATCCGGTCCACCTGCCACCCGGAGAGACGGTGTTGGGCCGGGGCCCGTTACTGGGA ATCAGTGATAAGCGAGTCTCCAGACACCACGGGCTGCTGGAGAACCTGAGCGGAGAGCTACGCCTCAAAGCC ACACACCTGAACCCGTGCTTCATTCAGTCGACCCCCACCAATGACCCTCGACCTCTGCAGAAAGGTTCCTGGCACGTCCTCCGTCATGGAGACTTCTTCTCTCTGCTGCCGGGTCGGTTTATCTACGAGGTGGTGTCAGTGGGCGGAGACGAGCGCACGCCAAG TGTCGCTCCCCACAGGAACAGCCAGAtgttagaagaagaagaagagacacTTGCTGTTCCTCCTGATCCAGCTGTGGATCCACGTCCAGCTGTCAGACTGAACCAGGAGGAGCCGCCGCCGTCAGCAGCTCCGGAGGAAGACGAGGAGGCCGAGAGACCGTTCAAG GGTGACTCGGTGGGATCGGCGAAGGATGATCAGCGAGACGCCGCTCCGTCTGTGACCAGGAGAAGAGTTTTACCTGCATGGATGCTGGTGGCTGTACCTGCTGCAAAGACTCCGTCCTCCACCCCGACAG TTCGGACCTGCCGACCTGCAGCGCCATCACCTGCCACTAAACGAGCAGCTGTCGCACAAGCCACGCCCACAGCAACCTCCTCACCTGAGGAGGCGGAGTTCagcaggaaggaggaggagaggccgaggaagaagaagagaaaactgAGTGATGACGAAGAACAACCTGAG GAGGCCGCCGCCCACCATCCGGCTAAACCAAACAGGTCTGAGGACAGCGGCGAGAACGACCGCTTCACCATGAAGGCGGAAGCGGAGGACAAAGCAAACGAGTCTGAGAAAGAGGGCAAGATGTCTGAAAACAACGGGACGTCTAAACGAGCCGAGCCCGCCGGGTCGAACGGAGACGCCGAGTCCAGCCCCGCCCCTTCCAAAGCCCGAGTCAGAACGCCGTGTCCGTACGGGAAGGACTGCTACAG GAAGAACCCACTTCATTTCCAGGAGTGCAGTCACCCTGGAGACACGGACtacgaggaagaggaggaggaggaggaggaggaggaggacaaaCCTGAGTGTCCGTACGGCACCGACTGCTACAG GAAAAACCCCCTGCACAGGAAggaatacaaacacacaaagaaaccaG TAAATCCCCCCACAGCTCGCCACGTTGCCAAAAAGACTCCCGCTGATGAAGACGACGAGGACGAGTACGAGGACAGCTTCATTAATGACGACAGCGAGGACGCGGGCGATGACTCGGACTACGTCCCTCCTGACTCAGACGACAGCGGGAAGGAGGACATCAAAGGCCTGCAGAGAGAGGCTACGGCCTTCCTGAAGAGGAGGAAGTAG
- the aplf gene encoding aprataxin and PNK-like factor isoform X3 — translation MSGFDLVPVDGGDPVHLPPGETVLGRGPLLGISDKRVSRHHGLLENLSGELRLKATHLNPCFIQSTPTNDPRPLQKGSWHVLRHGDFFSLLPGRFIYEVVSVGGDERTPRNSQMLEEEEETLAVPPDPAVDPRPAVRLNQEEPPPSAAPEEDEEAERPFKGDSVGSAKDDQRDAAPSVTRRRVLPAWMLVAVPAAKTPSSTPTVRTCRPAAPSPATKRAAVAQATPTATSSPEEAEFSRKEEERPRKKKRKLSDDEEQPEEAAAHHPAKPNRSEDSGENDRFTMKAEAEDKANESEKEGKMSENNGTSKRAEPAGSNGDAESSPAPSKARVRTPCPYGKDCYRKNPLHFQECSHPGDTDYEEEEEEEEEEEDKPECPYGTDCYRKNPLHRKEYKHTKKPVNPPTARHVAKKTPADEDDEDEYEDSFINDDSEDAGDDSDYVPPDSDDSGKEDIKGLQREATAFLKRRK, via the exons ATGTCTGGCTTCGACCTGGTCCCGGTGGACGGCGGGGATCCGGTCCACCTGCCACCCGGAGAGACGGTGTTGGGCCGGGGCCCGTTACTGGGA ATCAGTGATAAGCGAGTCTCCAGACACCACGGGCTGCTGGAGAACCTGAGCGGAGAGCTACGCCTCAAAGCC ACACACCTGAACCCGTGCTTCATTCAGTCGACCCCCACCAATGACCCTCGACCTCTGCAGAAAGGTTCCTGGCACGTCCTCCGTCATGGAGACTTCTTCTCTCTGCTGCCGGGTCGGTTTATCTACGAGGTGGTGTCAGTGGGCGGAGACGAGCGCACGCCAAG GAACAGCCAGAtgttagaagaagaagaagagacacTTGCTGTTCCTCCTGATCCAGCTGTGGATCCACGTCCAGCTGTCAGACTGAACCAGGAGGAGCCGCCGCCGTCAGCAGCTCCGGAGGAAGACGAGGAGGCCGAGAGACCGTTCAAG GGTGACTCGGTGGGATCGGCGAAGGATGATCAGCGAGACGCCGCTCCGTCTGTGACCAGGAGAAGAGTTTTACCTGCATGGATGCTGGTGGCTGTACCTGCTGCAAAGACTCCGTCCTCCACCCCGACAG TTCGGACCTGCCGACCTGCAGCGCCATCACCTGCCACTAAACGAGCAGCTGTCGCACAAGCCACGCCCACAGCAACCTCCTCACCTGAGGAGGCGGAGTTCagcaggaaggaggaggagaggccgaggaagaagaagagaaaactgAGTGATGACGAAGAACAACCTGAG GAGGCCGCCGCCCACCATCCGGCTAAACCAAACAGGTCTGAGGACAGCGGCGAGAACGACCGCTTCACCATGAAGGCGGAAGCGGAGGACAAAGCAAACGAGTCTGAGAAAGAGGGCAAGATGTCTGAAAACAACGGGACGTCTAAACGAGCCGAGCCCGCCGGGTCGAACGGAGACGCCGAGTCCAGCCCCGCCCCTTCCAAAGCCCGAGTCAGAACGCCGTGTCCGTACGGGAAGGACTGCTACAG GAAGAACCCACTTCATTTCCAGGAGTGCAGTCACCCTGGAGACACGGACtacgaggaagaggaggaggaggaggaggaggaggaggacaaaCCTGAGTGTCCGTACGGCACCGACTGCTACAG GAAAAACCCCCTGCACAGGAAggaatacaaacacacaaagaaaccaG TAAATCCCCCCACAGCTCGCCACGTTGCCAAAAAGACTCCCGCTGATGAAGACGACGAGGACGAGTACGAGGACAGCTTCATTAATGACGACAGCGAGGACGCGGGCGATGACTCGGACTACGTCCCTCCTGACTCAGACGACAGCGGGAAGGAGGACATCAAAGGCCTGCAGAGAGAGGCTACGGCCTTCCTGAAGAGGAGGAAGTAG
- the aplf gene encoding aprataxin and PNK-like factor isoform X2, whose protein sequence is MSGFDLVPVDGGDPVHLPPGETVLGRGPLLGISDKRVSRHHGLLENLSGELRLKATHLNPCFIQSTPTNDPRPLQKGSWHVLRHGDFFSLLPGRFIYEVVSVGGDERTPSVAPHRNSQMLEEEEETLAVPPDPAVDPRPAVRLNQEEPPPSAAPEEDEEAERPFKGDSVGSAKDDQRDAAPSVTRRRVLPAWMLVAVPAAKTPSSTPTVRTCRPAAPSPATKRAAVAQATPTATSSPEEAEFSRKEEERPRKKKRKLSDDEEQPEEAAAHHPAKPNRSEDSGENDRFTMKAEAEDKANESEKEGKMSENNGTSKRAEPAGSNGDAESSPAPSKARVRTPCPYGKDCYRKNPLHFQECSHPGDTDYEEEEEEEEEEEDKPECPYGTDCYRKNPLHRKEYKHTKKPARHVAKKTPADEDDEDEYEDSFINDDSEDAGDDSDYVPPDSDDSGKEDIKGLQREATAFLKRRK, encoded by the exons ATGTCTGGCTTCGACCTGGTCCCGGTGGACGGCGGGGATCCGGTCCACCTGCCACCCGGAGAGACGGTGTTGGGCCGGGGCCCGTTACTGGGA ATCAGTGATAAGCGAGTCTCCAGACACCACGGGCTGCTGGAGAACCTGAGCGGAGAGCTACGCCTCAAAGCC ACACACCTGAACCCGTGCTTCATTCAGTCGACCCCCACCAATGACCCTCGACCTCTGCAGAAAGGTTCCTGGCACGTCCTCCGTCATGGAGACTTCTTCTCTCTGCTGCCGGGTCGGTTTATCTACGAGGTGGTGTCAGTGGGCGGAGACGAGCGCACGCCAAG TGTCGCTCCCCACAGGAACAGCCAGAtgttagaagaagaagaagagacacTTGCTGTTCCTCCTGATCCAGCTGTGGATCCACGTCCAGCTGTCAGACTGAACCAGGAGGAGCCGCCGCCGTCAGCAGCTCCGGAGGAAGACGAGGAGGCCGAGAGACCGTTCAAG GGTGACTCGGTGGGATCGGCGAAGGATGATCAGCGAGACGCCGCTCCGTCTGTGACCAGGAGAAGAGTTTTACCTGCATGGATGCTGGTGGCTGTACCTGCTGCAAAGACTCCGTCCTCCACCCCGACAG TTCGGACCTGCCGACCTGCAGCGCCATCACCTGCCACTAAACGAGCAGCTGTCGCACAAGCCACGCCCACAGCAACCTCCTCACCTGAGGAGGCGGAGTTCagcaggaaggaggaggagaggccgaggaagaagaagagaaaactgAGTGATGACGAAGAACAACCTGAG GAGGCCGCCGCCCACCATCCGGCTAAACCAAACAGGTCTGAGGACAGCGGCGAGAACGACCGCTTCACCATGAAGGCGGAAGCGGAGGACAAAGCAAACGAGTCTGAGAAAGAGGGCAAGATGTCTGAAAACAACGGGACGTCTAAACGAGCCGAGCCCGCCGGGTCGAACGGAGACGCCGAGTCCAGCCCCGCCCCTTCCAAAGCCCGAGTCAGAACGCCGTGTCCGTACGGGAAGGACTGCTACAG GAAGAACCCACTTCATTTCCAGGAGTGCAGTCACCCTGGAGACACGGACtacgaggaagaggaggaggaggaggaggaggaggaggacaaaCCTGAGTGTCCGTACGGCACCGACTGCTACAG GAAAAACCCCCTGCACAGGAAggaatacaaacacacaaagaaaccaG CTCGCCACGTTGCCAAAAAGACTCCCGCTGATGAAGACGACGAGGACGAGTACGAGGACAGCTTCATTAATGACGACAGCGAGGACGCGGGCGATGACTCGGACTACGTCCCTCCTGACTCAGACGACAGCGGGAAGGAGGACATCAAAGGCCTGCAGAGAGAGGCTACGGCCTTCCTGAAGAGGAGGAAGTAG
- the prokr1a gene encoding prokineticin receptor 1a: MCTSTNSSSALVGDSPDYGISPDEILDTTQGRAFFVATIVIGVVLVGIMLVCGVGNCLFITSLARYKQLRNLTNLLIANLAVSDVLVAAICCPFLLDYYVVKQLSWEHGLLLCASTNYLRTVSLYVSTNALLAIAVDRYMAILHPLRPRMEHQTACCVILTIWLIPIFISIPSAYMASETTYPHVDGCPDKTFCAQIWPVDQQIYYRSYFLLVFALEFVGPVSVMAVCYTYISRELWFKNVPGFQTVQIRKRLQKRRRTVVVLILVLVAYILCWAPYYGFTLLRDFYPTLISTDKNSLVAFYIIECIAMSNGIINTLCFVSVRNSRKQLNKSVKFPLRLVSFVATKWLDEAELRTSSLRVTEEMEGGRVR; this comes from the exons ATGTGCACCTCAACCAATAGCAGCTCAGCGCTGGTGGGCGACTCCCCGGACTACGGGATTTCCCCAGACGAGATCCTGGACACCACGCAGGGGCGGGCCTTCTTCGTGGCCACCATAGTCATTGGCGTGGTGCTGGTGGGCATCATGCTGGTGTGCGGCGTGGGGAACTGCCTCTTCATCACCAGCCTTGCCCGCTACAAGCAGCTCAGAAACCTGACCAACCTGCTCATCGCCAACCTGGCCGTGTCGGATGTGCTGGTGGCGGCGATCTGCTGTCCCTTCCTGCTAGACTACTACGTGGTGAAGCAGCTGTCGTGGGAGCACGGCCTGCTGCTCTGCGCCTCCACCAACTACCTGCGCACCGTCTCGCTCTACGTGTCCACCAACGCTCTCCTGGCCATCGCCGTGGACAG GTACATGGCGATCCTGCACCCGCTGAGGCCTCGTATGGAGCACCAGACGGCGTGCTGCGTGATCCTGACCATCTGGCTCATCCCCATCTTCATCTCCATCCCGTCTGCCTACATGGCCTCGGAGACGACGTACCCACACGTGGATGGTTGCCCCGATAAGACCTTCTGTGCTCAGATCTGGCCCGTGGACCAGCAGATTTACTACCGCTCTTACTTCCTCCTCGTCTTCGCTCTGGAGTTCGTGGGCCCCGTGTCTGTCATGGCCGTGTGCTACACATACATCTCCAGAGAGCTGTGGTTTAAAAATGTTCCAGGTTTTCAGACGGTACAGATCCGCAAGAGACTGCAGAAGCGCAGGAGGACCGTGGTGGTGCTGATTCTGGTCCTGGTGGCCTACATCCTGTGCTGGGCGCCGTATTATGGCTTCACCCTGCTGCGAGACTTTTACCCCACCCTTATCTCCACGGACAAGAACTCCCTGGTGGCCTTCTACATCATCGAGTGCATCGCCATGAGCAACGGGATCATCAACACCCTCTGCTTTGTGAGCGTCCGAAACAGCAGGAAGCAGCTGAATAAGTCTGTCAAGTTCCCTCTGAGGCTGGTGAGCTTCGTGGCCACCAAGTGGCTGGATGAAGCTGAGCTGCGGACATCCTCCCTCCGGGTGACGGAGGAGATGGAGGGTGGCCGGGTGAGGTAG